One window from the genome of Myxococcales bacterium encodes:
- a CDS encoding CBS domain-containing protein, whose protein sequence is MFIFFTEILKKDVVDRRGRYVGHPYDFIANLEESYPRVLSMVISRGRFRKKYYVIPWKDVHQVGENFQLKTASDTLVAVGDYASGEAMSFRNSVLDQQIVDTYNRKVVRVNDLHFLRVDDDLRLAHVDIGIRGLVRRLGWEGLVDSVVRFFNKHADYLSDERLISWKYAQPVTVQRATGKIQLSVDIEQLKKIPPSDISSMMMDLDPYQRAALLKSMDVQSQVDIITELELKWQKDLVEELDGPTLLKLFEKMPADEATDLLAELSQKDSDRILGMLSAKKARELVGLMEHESDSAGGVMTTEYIALREGMTVGEAIDHIRTIEIQKAETIYTAYVVDDDRKLIGSVSFKTLLLQPMEARIGDVMLTNPPAINVEESVEDVAREMDKYNLLALPTVDDNGLLEGIITIDDVLHVAVDKAWGRRG, encoded by the coding sequence ATGTTCATATTCTTCACCGAGATCCTCAAGAAGGACGTCGTCGATCGTCGAGGGCGCTATGTCGGCCACCCGTACGATTTTATAGCCAACCTCGAGGAGTCGTATCCCCGTGTGCTTTCCATGGTGATATCCCGCGGCAGGTTCAGAAAAAAATATTATGTGATTCCCTGGAAGGATGTCCATCAGGTGGGCGAAAATTTCCAGCTCAAGACTGCATCAGACACGCTCGTCGCTGTTGGTGACTATGCCTCGGGGGAGGCCATGAGTTTTCGCAACAGCGTCCTCGATCAGCAGATAGTTGATACCTACAACAGAAAGGTTGTCCGCGTGAATGACCTGCATTTTCTTCGCGTGGACGATGATCTGAGGCTTGCACACGTCGATATCGGTATTAGGGGTTTGGTGAGAAGGCTCGGTTGGGAGGGCTTGGTCGATTCCGTAGTCCGTTTTTTCAACAAGCATGCCGACTACCTTTCCGACGAACGGTTGATCTCATGGAAGTATGCGCAGCCCGTCACGGTCCAAAGGGCGACGGGCAAAATACAGCTGAGTGTCGATATCGAACAGCTGAAAAAGATTCCTCCTTCGGATATCTCCAGCATGATGATGGACCTGGATCCGTATCAGCGCGCTGCGCTTCTCAAATCGATGGATGTGCAGAGCCAGGTCGATATTATAACCGAGCTGGAGCTAAAGTGGCAGAAAGATCTCGTCGAAGAGCTCGACGGCCCTACGCTTCTTAAGCTGTTTGAAAAGATGCCGGCCGATGAAGCCACAGACCTCCTTGCTGAACTTTCCCAGAAGGATTCGGACAGGATTCTCGGGATGCTCAGTGCGAAAAAAGCCAGGGAACTCGTAGGGCTTATGGAGCACGAGTCGGACTCCGCCGGCGGAGTTATGACCACGGAGTATATAGCGCTTCGCGAGGGGATGACTGTCGGTGAGGCGATAGACCATATAAGGACTATAGAGATCCAAAAGGCCGAGACGATCTATACAGCTTACGTCGTCGATGACGACAGGAAGCTTATAGGCTCGGTCTCTTTTAAGACGCTCTTGCTTCAGCCGATGGAGGCCAGAATAGGGGATGTCATGCTGACCAATCCTCCGGCGATAAACGTCGAGGAATCGGTCGAAGATGTTGCAAGGGAGATGGATAAATATAATCTTCTCGCTCTTCCCACCGTCGATGACAACGGGCTCCTCGAAGGGATAATCACGATCGACGACGTTTTGCATGTGGCGGTCGATAAGGCATGGGGCAGGCGGGGTTAG
- a CDS encoding zinc dependent phospholipase C family protein produces the protein MPRTIMSAMTLVHFILTFVAISLISRGAEAWGPGMHLDLAIDLIGSVGIISPVIRELVKRYPQAFLYGSTSPDIIVGKKYAGYLHHCHNWRIGWLILHEAESDIQRSAAYGYLMHLAADVVAHNYYIPAKIIRSYNTKLLTHTYWEMRFDLGVPEKVWDELTKITEMEIKEFDDLLERVIRKTLFSFSTNKKIFSTILMLQKMHGLRASLAAYAKRSRFDLVEENRNHYRDLAVESAHDFFARPESAACLEVDPAGIAKLTYAKNLRRRIAEMTAKGIMSREQADRLVDLAKEALAVGIYRPDMALPDVMDVL, from the coding sequence ATGCCGCGGACTATAATGAGCGCCATGACGCTTGTCCATTTCATATTGACCTTTGTCGCTATCTCGCTGATATCGCGCGGTGCCGAAGCCTGGGGGCCGGGGATGCACTTGGATCTGGCAATCGATCTTATAGGTAGCGTAGGAATCATATCCCCAGTTATCCGCGAGTTGGTGAAAAGGTATCCCCAGGCTTTTTTGTACGGTTCCACCAGTCCTGACATAATAGTGGGGAAGAAATATGCCGGCTATCTGCACCATTGCCATAACTGGCGAATCGGCTGGCTGATACTTCATGAAGCCGAGAGTGATATTCAGCGTTCGGCCGCCTACGGCTACCTGATGCACCTTGCCGCCGATGTAGTGGCGCACAACTATTATATCCCAGCCAAGATCATTCGAAGTTACAACACCAAGCTTCTTACTCACACGTATTGGGAAATGCGCTTTGATTTGGGAGTGCCTGAAAAGGTGTGGGATGAACTCACCAAAATCACCGAGATGGAGATAAAGGAGTTCGATGACCTGCTCGAGAGGGTTATAAGAAAGACGCTCTTTTCTTTTTCGACCAACAAAAAAATTTTTAGCACTATCCTGATGCTTCAGAAGATGCACGGTCTTCGCGCGAGTCTAGCTGCCTATGCAAAGAGATCCAGGTTTGATCTGGTGGAAGAAAACAGGAATCACTATAGGGATCTGGCTGTAGAGTCTGCGCATGATTTTTTCGCTAGGCCCGAGAGTGCGGCCTGTCTTGAGGTCGATCCGGCGGGGATCGCCAAGCTCACATACGCAAAAAATCTTCGTCGTCGCATAGCCGAGATGACTGCGAAGGGGATAATGTCCCGCGAACAGGCCGATAGGCTGGTGGACCTGGCCAAGGAGGCCCTCGCGGTGGGGATATACAGGCCGGATATGGCGCTGCCGGATGTTATGGACGTTTTGTAG
- a CDS encoding Nramp family divalent metal transporter: MGRFRRLIKGLVLFFAVLGPGIITANVDNDAGGIATYSIAGADFGYTFLWVVGPVIFVLMIIQEMSARMGAVTGKGLADLIRENFGAKVTFYVMLALLISNLGNTMTEFSGVAASLEVFGISKYVSVPISAILVWLLIVKGNYKVVEKVFLAACLFYVSYIVSGFMAGPKWDEIGKNLISPKIGFDTSYLYMLIGVIGTTIAPWQLFFMQSLIVEKGVGIDELGHSRWDSALGCMMAGLVVFFIIIACASTIHPAGIKITTAKDAALALEPLAGRYCTILFSFGLLNASLFAASVLPLSVAYYVCEGLGFEAGVDKSFSEAPHFYWLFTLTIAFGMAVVLIPGFPLFKMMLLSQVVNGVLLPFILVFMILIINKKGIMGEFVNGRVWNLVLWISIAGLIALSLSMFLTYI, encoded by the coding sequence ATGGGCAGGTTCCGCAGGCTCATAAAGGGGCTCGTGCTCTTTTTTGCTGTGCTCGGTCCGGGAATTATAACGGCCAATGTCGATAATGACGCAGGCGGGATAGCAACCTATTCGATAGCCGGTGCCGATTTCGGATACACCTTCCTGTGGGTCGTGGGGCCCGTGATATTCGTGCTCATGATCATACAGGAGATGAGTGCGCGCATGGGAGCGGTGACGGGGAAGGGGCTTGCTGACCTGATCCGCGAGAACTTCGGCGCGAAGGTTACCTTCTACGTCATGTTGGCGCTCCTCATCTCGAACCTCGGCAATACGATGACCGAGTTTTCAGGCGTGGCGGCAAGCCTCGAGGTATTTGGCATATCTAAATACGTCAGTGTTCCGATATCGGCAATTTTGGTTTGGCTGCTCATCGTCAAAGGAAACTACAAGGTGGTAGAGAAGGTATTTCTCGCCGCCTGCCTCTTCTACGTTTCATATATCGTATCCGGCTTCATGGCTGGGCCAAAGTGGGATGAAATCGGTAAAAATCTCATCAGCCCAAAGATAGGTTTCGATACCTCATATCTCTATATGTTGATAGGTGTGATCGGAACCACCATAGCGCCGTGGCAGCTCTTCTTCATGCAGAGTTTGATCGTGGAAAAGGGTGTGGGAATAGATGAACTCGGCCACTCCAGATGGGATTCTGCGCTCGGCTGCATGATGGCCGGGCTCGTGGTCTTCTTCATTATAATAGCCTGTGCGAGTACCATACATCCGGCGGGAATAAAGATAACGACCGCCAAGGATGCGGCGCTCGCGCTCGAGCCATTGGCGGGAAGATACTGCACGATACTTTTTTCCTTCGGCTTGCTCAACGCCTCACTTTTTGCGGCCTCAGTGTTACCGCTTTCGGTGGCATATTATGTTTGCGAAGGACTGGGCTTCGAGGCGGGGGTGGATAAGAGTTTTTCCGAGGCTCCGCATTTTTATTGGCTTTTCACGTTGACTATAGCTTTCGGGATGGCTGTGGTGTTGATTCCGGGTTTTCCTCTATTCAAGATGATGTTGCTATCGCAGGTTGTAAATGGAGTTCTGCTGCCGTTCATACTCGTTTTCATGATCCTCATAATAAACAAGAAGGGGATCATGGGCGAGTTCGTAAACGGCAGAGTGTGGAACTTGGTGCTCTGGATTTCAATTGCAGGTCTGATAGCCCTGAGTCTTTCGATGTTCCTGACCTATATATAG
- a CDS encoding uracil-DNA glycosylase codes for MKEVSIPKDAKKAAKSSKNTAPKTAKTQSLEAPVEGLADAMELADIRKVMGNCTRCKLCFGRKNIVFGVGNPNADLVFIGEAPGRDEDIKGEPFVGRAGQLLTKIIEAMNFKREDVYIANITKCRPPENRNPEPDEVASCIPFLIRQAELIKPKVIVCLGSVATQNLLGTEEKITTMRGKFTSWQGIPVMPTYHPAFLLRNPNMKRPVWEDMQVVMKKLEEL; via the coding sequence ATGAAAGAGGTCTCTATCCCGAAGGACGCAAAGAAAGCCGCAAAATCCAGTAAAAATACAGCTCCAAAAACTGCAAAAACACAGAGCTTGGAGGCACCAGTCGAAGGGCTCGCAGATGCCATGGAGTTGGCCGACATACGAAAAGTGATGGGCAACTGCACAAGATGCAAACTCTGTTTCGGCCGCAAGAACATAGTGTTCGGCGTTGGCAACCCAAATGCCGATCTCGTTTTCATAGGTGAGGCACCGGGGCGCGACGAAGACATAAAGGGCGAGCCATTCGTCGGGCGCGCGGGACAACTCCTCACAAAGATCATCGAGGCCATGAATTTCAAGAGAGAGGATGTCTATATAGCTAACATAACTAAATGCAGGCCCCCTGAAAATAGGAACCCTGAACCGGATGAGGTCGCTTCCTGCATACCTTTCCTGATCCGTCAGGCGGAGCTAATCAAGCCGAAGGTCATAGTCTGTCTCGGAAGCGTCGCCACGCAGAACCTTCTCGGAACCGAAGAAAAGATAACAACGATGCGCGGAAAATTCACAAGCTGGCAGGGGATCCCCGTAATGCCTACATATCACCCAGCTTTCCTGCTCAGAAATCCGAATATGAAACGCCCGGTGTGGGAAGATATGCAGGTAGTGATGAAAAAGCTGGAGGAGCTGTAA